The following proteins are encoded in a genomic region of Bradyrhizobium sp. SK17:
- a CDS encoding carbohydrate ABC transporter permease yields the protein MSTMTIDKSGPTRKVKYGSMSRDRTWALRWSYFFLVLFAIFSLTPPLYMLITSLKGSAEISAATNPWWVYHPTLENYVELLTSNQFLRFFWNSAWVSIIVVTITMLISVPAAFALARMKFWGSATLATGVFLTYLIPDSLLFIPLFKMFAVFGDWTGIQLINRWYVLVFIYPTLTVPFCTWIMIGYFASIPKELDEAAIIDGASWFQTLTRIFIPVALPGLIAATIFAFTVSWAQFLYPLVFTTSTDQLVLPVGIITTLIKGDVFNWGQIMTGALLGAAPPLIIYAFLMDYYIAGLTAGATKG from the coding sequence ATGAGCACGATGACGATCGACAAGTCCGGGCCGACCCGCAAGGTCAAATACGGCAGCATGAGCCGCGATCGGACCTGGGCCCTACGCTGGTCCTATTTCTTCCTGGTGCTGTTCGCGATCTTCTCGCTGACGCCGCCGCTCTACATGCTGATCACGTCGTTGAAGGGCAGCGCGGAGATTTCCGCGGCGACCAATCCGTGGTGGGTATACCACCCCACACTCGAGAACTACGTCGAGCTCCTGACGTCGAACCAGTTCCTGCGCTTCTTCTGGAATTCGGCCTGGGTCTCCATCATCGTCGTCACCATCACGATGTTGATCAGTGTGCCGGCGGCCTTTGCCTTGGCGCGGATGAAGTTCTGGGGCTCGGCGACACTCGCGACCGGCGTCTTTCTCACCTATCTCATTCCGGACAGCCTGCTGTTCATTCCGTTGTTCAAGATGTTCGCGGTGTTCGGCGACTGGACCGGTATTCAGCTCATCAATCGGTGGTATGTGCTGGTGTTCATCTATCCGACGCTGACGGTGCCGTTCTGCACCTGGATCATGATCGGCTATTTCGCCTCGATCCCGAAGGAGCTCGACGAGGCCGCGATCATCGACGGCGCGAGTTGGTTCCAGACGCTGACCCGCATCTTCATCCCGGTCGCGCTGCCCGGCCTGATCGCGGCGACGATCTTCGCCTTCACCGTGTCCTGGGCCCAGTTCCTGTATCCGCTGGTGTTCACCACCTCGACCGACCAGCTCGTGCTGCCGGTCGGCATCATCACGACGCTGATCAAGGGTGACGTGTTCAACTGGGGACAGATCATGACCGGCGCCCTGCTCGGCGCCGCGCCGCCGCTGATCATCTACGCGTTCCTGATGGACTACTACATTGCCGGCCTCACCGCCGGCGCGACAAAGGGTTGA
- a CDS encoding ABC transporter ATP-binding protein, with protein MADVSLRKVVKRYDEVEAVRGIDLDIADHEFVVLVGPSGCGKSTTLRMIAGLEDISDGDIIIGGDVVNDVPPKDRDIAMVFQNYALYPHMTVAENMSFGLRLKNYPKAEIKSRVTEAARMLDITDLIDRKPKQLSGGQRQRVAMGRAIVRNPKVFLFDEPLSNLDAKLRVQMRIEIKKVHQKVRTTTVYVTHDQVEAMTLADRVVVMNHGKIEQIGTPNELYHKPATRFVASFIGSPAMNFVPCRLEDVGGKLNVRLTDRLAFPLPPARAARYQSLSRTDKLLLGIRPEHVMEARPHAEPGVEPFDAVLDVTEPMGMETLVYFTLEGSQLCGRVNPNAGAQDGSPLRLAVDLNNMHLLNEVTGAVL; from the coding sequence ATGGCCGACGTCAGTTTGCGCAAGGTGGTGAAGCGTTACGATGAGGTCGAGGCGGTGCGCGGCATCGATCTCGACATTGCCGACCATGAGTTCGTGGTGCTGGTCGGACCGAGCGGCTGTGGCAAGTCGACGACCTTGCGGATGATCGCGGGCCTCGAGGACATCTCCGACGGCGACATCATTATCGGCGGCGACGTCGTCAACGACGTGCCGCCGAAGGACCGCGACATCGCGATGGTGTTCCAGAACTACGCGCTCTATCCGCACATGACGGTGGCCGAGAACATGTCGTTCGGGCTGCGGCTGAAGAACTATCCCAAGGCCGAGATCAAGAGCCGGGTTACCGAGGCCGCCCGGATGCTCGACATCACCGACCTGATCGACCGCAAGCCGAAGCAGCTCTCCGGCGGCCAGCGCCAGCGCGTCGCGATGGGCCGTGCCATCGTGCGCAACCCGAAGGTGTTCCTGTTCGACGAGCCGCTGTCCAACCTCGACGCCAAGCTGCGCGTGCAGATGCGGATCGAGATCAAGAAGGTGCATCAGAAGGTCCGCACCACCACGGTCTACGTCACCCACGACCAGGTCGAGGCGATGACCCTGGCGGACCGCGTAGTGGTGATGAACCACGGCAAGATCGAGCAGATCGGCACGCCCAACGAACTCTATCACAAGCCGGCGACCCGGTTCGTCGCGAGCTTCATCGGCTCGCCCGCGATGAATTTCGTGCCGTGCCGGCTCGAGGATGTCGGCGGCAAGCTCAATGTCAGGCTCACCGACCGCCTCGCTTTCCCGCTGCCACCGGCGCGCGCCGCACGCTACCAGAGCCTCTCGCGCACCGACAAGTTGCTGCTCGGCATCCGGCCCGAGCATGTCATGGAGGCGCGGCCGCACGCCGAGCCCGGCGTCGAGCCGTTCGACGCGGTGCTCGACGTCACCGAGCCGATGGGGATGGAGACCCTGGTCTATTTCACGCTGGAGGGCAGTCAGCTCTGCGGCCGGGTCAATCCCAATGCGGGGGCGCAGGATGGCAGCCCGCTCCGATTGGCAGTGGACCTCAACAATATGCATTTGCTAAACGAGGTGACCGGCGCCGTCCTTTGA
- a CDS encoding MFS transporter, which yields MFEILDRRTTLTGNQIKILAAAIIGDALEFFDYFLIGFVLAFLIGPWKLTFGQSATVLMSSGIGAIVGAYLWGWLADRIGRRVVFIGTVLNFSIATGLLYFTPDNGWVYLAILRFFVGTGVGGLYCVDLPLVQEFMPSHKRGWVGGLVTCVIPLGVGLGAVLGAIMGTDQWRLLFAIGVLPAVLVLLVRLWVPESPRWLCRQGRYDEARRSLAWALQVEPSELPLPSAADAGPVVKTSWFDLFKYPRSLIVSWLGNAGAQTGVYGITLWAPALFVLLLKVTPQEAAKMMILLSVTGFLGRISFSWFSELLGRRVAGGLLGLGAGALTIIAGYHYDATLFGMSAFWLLLGAAFFFADGGFAIVGPYAAEVWPSHLRTTGMGSAYGFGGIGKIIGPVGLALIVGSNNYLKPDVPLTQIPTAFVYLGCWFLMAGAVYLLFGLETRGKSIEQIDKELNAAADVEAPATIRRA from the coding sequence ATGTTCGAGATTCTCGATCGCCGGACGACTCTGACCGGCAACCAGATCAAGATCCTTGCGGCGGCCATCATCGGCGATGCGCTGGAATTCTTCGACTACTTCCTGATCGGCTTCGTGCTCGCATTCCTGATCGGTCCGTGGAAACTCACCTTCGGCCAGTCGGCCACCGTGCTGATGAGTTCCGGCATCGGCGCCATCGTCGGCGCCTATCTCTGGGGTTGGCTCGCCGACCGGATCGGACGCCGTGTCGTCTTCATCGGCACCGTGCTGAACTTCTCGATCGCGACCGGCCTGCTCTACTTCACCCCCGACAATGGCTGGGTCTATCTGGCGATCCTGCGCTTCTTCGTCGGCACTGGCGTTGGCGGCCTTTATTGTGTCGACCTGCCGCTGGTGCAGGAATTCATGCCCTCGCACAAGCGTGGCTGGGTCGGCGGGCTCGTCACCTGCGTGATCCCGCTCGGTGTCGGTCTCGGCGCGGTGCTGGGAGCGATCATGGGTACCGACCAGTGGCGGCTGCTGTTTGCGATCGGCGTGCTGCCGGCGGTGCTGGTGCTGCTGGTCAGGCTCTGGGTCCCGGAGTCGCCGCGCTGGCTGTGCCGGCAAGGACGCTATGACGAAGCGCGCAGGTCGCTCGCCTGGGCCTTGCAGGTCGAGCCGTCCGAACTGCCCTTGCCGAGCGCCGCCGACGCCGGTCCGGTCGTCAAGACGAGCTGGTTCGACCTGTTCAAATATCCGCGCAGCCTGATCGTCTCCTGGCTCGGCAACGCCGGGGCGCAGACCGGCGTCTATGGCATCACGCTGTGGGCGCCCGCGCTGTTCGTGTTGTTGCTGAAGGTGACGCCGCAGGAGGCCGCCAAGATGATGATCCTGCTCAGCGTCACCGGCTTCCTCGGCCGCATCTCGTTCTCCTGGTTCTCCGAGCTGCTGGGGCGGCGCGTCGCCGGCGGCCTGCTCGGCCTCGGCGCCGGGGCGTTGACGATCATTGCCGGCTATCACTACGACGCGACGCTGTTCGGGATGTCGGCATTCTGGCTGCTGCTCGGTGCAGCCTTCTTCTTCGCGGACGGCGGCTTTGCGATCGTCGGTCCGTATGCGGCGGAGGTCTGGCCTTCGCATCTGCGCACCACCGGCATGGGGTCGGCCTACGGCTTCGGCGGCATCGGCAAGATCATCGGCCCGGTCGGCCTTGCCCTGATCGTCGGCTCGAACAATTATCTCAAGCCGGACGTGCCGCTGACCCAGATTCCGACCGCCTTCGTCTATCTCGGTTGCTGGTTCCTGATGGCCGGCGCGGTCTATCTGCTCTTCGGGCTCGAGACCCGCGGCAAGTCGATCGAGCAGATCGACAAGGAGCTCAATGCGGCGGCTGACGTCGAGGCCCCGGCGACGATCCGGCGCGCCTGA
- a CDS encoding hydroxyacid dehydrogenase translates to MAINKKKIFITQTLSPGARVLLDQRDDVELIEFPNLISAKDFQAMLEQHAPVHGVALGATRFGEAELEASKGMMVVTRIGVGYDAVDVPALSRRKVPLMVAGTANSPSVAEQALFMMLTLAKRAQEMHTMVKDGTWASRLGVLPFDLYGKTVLIIGFGRIGTRTAKRCLAMEMNVLVYDPYKPASEITAAGCEPVSSLEAALPRADFVTIHCPKNPETVGLFNAARIGLMKPTAYLINTARGGIVDEKALHDALVSGKLAGAGLDVFEVEPPPVGQPLHALPNVIMAPHVAGVTVEAVDRMSEQTARNILSVLDGNPLRQNVINQDVLG, encoded by the coding sequence ATGGCCATCAACAAGAAGAAGATTTTCATCACCCAGACTCTGTCGCCGGGGGCACGGGTGCTCCTCGACCAGCGGGACGACGTAGAACTCATCGAATTTCCCAATCTGATCTCCGCCAAGGACTTCCAGGCGATGCTGGAGCAGCACGCGCCGGTCCATGGTGTTGCGCTCGGTGCGACCCGATTTGGCGAGGCCGAGCTCGAGGCCTCCAAGGGCATGATGGTGGTGACCCGGATCGGCGTCGGCTACGACGCCGTCGACGTACCGGCGCTGTCCCGCCGCAAGGTGCCGCTGATGGTCGCAGGCACCGCGAACTCGCCCTCGGTCGCCGAACAGGCGCTGTTCATGATGCTGACGCTCGCCAAGCGCGCGCAGGAAATGCACACGATGGTCAAGGACGGCACCTGGGCGAGCCGGCTCGGGGTGCTGCCGTTCGATCTCTACGGCAAGACCGTGCTGATCATAGGCTTCGGCCGCATCGGCACCCGCACCGCCAAACGCTGTCTGGCGATGGAAATGAACGTGCTGGTCTATGATCCCTACAAGCCGGCCAGCGAGATCACCGCGGCAGGCTGCGAGCCGGTGTCGAGCCTGGAAGCGGCGCTGCCGCGTGCGGATTTCGTCACCATCCACTGCCCGAAGAACCCCGAGACGGTCGGCCTGTTCAACGCGGCGCGGATCGGGCTGATGAAGCCGACCGCCTATCTCATCAACACTGCCCGCGGCGGCATCGTCGATGAGAAGGCGCTGCACGACGCGCTGGTGTCGGGCAAGCTCGCCGGCGCCGGCCTCGATGTGTTCGAGGTCGAGCCGCCGCCGGTCGGCCAGCCGCTGCACGCGCTGCCGAACGTGATCATGGCACCGCATGTGGCCGGCGTGACCGTCGAGGCGGTCGATCGCATGAGCGAGCAGACTGCGCGCAACATTCTGAGCGTGCTGGACGGCAATCCGCTGCGCCAGAATGTCATCAACCAGGACGTCCTCGGCTAG
- a CDS encoding Spy/CpxP family protein refolding chaperone → MLIPVAKLRARRKLCVAVAAAIVALFALPHIVNAQLVQGVEKGAREGNKAAGPVGGVLGGAIGGVVGVVTGVTGVFTGNNPNNTSPNPGNGKNAQAPASGDKQGARGTKSAKAAAKNAKQQTAVLTQDGAPQLTAEQMVANSDANIERIKKELNLTPEQEKHWAGFNSAMHYLGHNGADRLNLRIARAQRDPPDDIIEQMRNEAQFLNDRAVDQRGVADAAEPLYASLDDKQKQIFINEMVRLSHERGLD, encoded by the coding sequence ATGCTCATTCCGGTAGCGAAGCTGCGAGCACGGCGGAAATTGTGCGTCGCGGTTGCGGCCGCCATTGTCGCGTTGTTCGCACTGCCTCACATCGTCAATGCGCAGCTCGTGCAGGGCGTCGAGAAGGGCGCGCGTGAGGGCAACAAGGCCGCCGGACCGGTCGGCGGCGTGTTGGGCGGCGCGATCGGCGGCGTGGTTGGCGTGGTGACGGGCGTGACCGGGGTGTTCACCGGCAACAATCCCAACAACACCAGTCCCAATCCCGGCAATGGCAAGAACGCTCAGGCGCCGGCGTCCGGCGACAAGCAGGGCGCGAGGGGGACCAAATCGGCGAAGGCCGCCGCCAAGAATGCGAAACAGCAGACGGCGGTGCTGACCCAGGATGGGGCGCCGCAACTGACGGCGGAGCAAATGGTCGCCAACAGCGATGCCAACATCGAGCGGATCAAGAAGGAGCTGAACCTCACACCGGAGCAGGAGAAGCACTGGGCTGGCTTCAACAGCGCGATGCACTATCTCGGCCACAACGGCGCCGACCGCCTCAACTTGAGGATCGCCCGGGCGCAGCGCGATCCGCCCGACGACATCATCGAGCAGATGCGCAACGAGGCCCAGTTCCTCAACGACCGCGCGGTCGATCAGCGCGGCGTCGCCGACGCGGCGGAGCCGCTCTATGCGAGCCTCGACGACAAGCAGAAACAAATCTTCATCAACGAGATGGTCCGCCTCAGCCACGAACGCGGGCTCGATTGA
- a CDS encoding PilZ domain-containing protein translates to MDEKRRHPRTEVNEPGYVSSGGSVMHCTIVNISPEGAAIEVENPAFVPHRFRLVRANDASVVYECQVIWSKKTRIGLSFVPTA, encoded by the coding sequence ATGGACGAGAAGCGCAGGCATCCGCGAACCGAGGTCAATGAACCCGGCTATGTCTCGTCGGGCGGTTCGGTCATGCATTGCACGATCGTGAACATTTCGCCGGAAGGAGCGGCCATCGAAGTCGAGAATCCCGCCTTCGTCCCGCATCGCTTCCGCCTGGTGAGGGCCAACGACGCCTCGGTTGTCTACGAATGCCAGGTGATCTGGAGCAAGAAGACGCGGATTGGCCTGAGCTTCGTGCCGACGGCCTGA
- a CDS encoding carbohydrate ABC transporter permease has translation MVDVAFQSNRAAVAQPGRRRGGLRNALRRKSMAAFLMTLPLIVLIAVLVLYPALYSLHLATLNKAMTKFVGFGNFEFLFKRDTFWLVVKQSCIFAISAVVFKALIGFIVAHFVHNVPANKQRKWRGMLLVPWVIPPAMSTLAWLWLFDPSYSAFNYTLSFFGIGPIPWTGDAMWARFSVILVNVWYGAPFFMIMYLAALKSVPEQLYEAAAIDGANWWQRIWYVTLPMMRNIIAITTLFSLIVTFANFDIVRILTAGGPLDHTHIFATWAFRVGIEGSDIPLGASVSLFMVPILAVAAIFILRDITKRGNES, from the coding sequence ATGGTTGATGTCGCATTCCAATCCAACCGCGCGGCGGTGGCCCAGCCTGGGCGAAGACGCGGCGGCCTGCGCAACGCGCTGCGGCGCAAATCGATGGCCGCGTTCCTGATGACGTTGCCGCTGATCGTCCTGATCGCGGTTCTCGTGCTCTACCCGGCGCTGTATTCGCTGCATCTGGCGACGCTGAACAAGGCGATGACGAAGTTCGTCGGCTTCGGCAATTTCGAGTTCCTGTTCAAGCGCGACACCTTCTGGCTGGTGGTCAAGCAGTCCTGCATTTTCGCGATCTCCGCGGTGGTCTTCAAGGCGCTGATCGGCTTCATCGTCGCGCATTTCGTGCACAACGTGCCCGCCAACAAGCAGCGCAAATGGCGCGGCATGCTGCTGGTGCCATGGGTGATCCCGCCGGCAATGAGCACGCTGGCCTGGCTATGGCTGTTCGATCCCTCCTACAGCGCTTTCAACTACACGCTGTCCTTCTTCGGCATCGGGCCGATCCCGTGGACCGGCGATGCGATGTGGGCGCGCTTCTCGGTGATCCTGGTCAACGTCTGGTACGGCGCGCCGTTCTTCATGATCATGTATCTGGCGGCGTTGAAATCGGTGCCCGAGCAGCTCTATGAAGCGGCAGCGATCGACGGCGCCAATTGGTGGCAGCGCATCTGGTACGTGACGCTGCCGATGATGCGCAACATCATCGCGATTACCACGCTGTTCTCGCTGATCGTCACCTTTGCCAATTTCGACATCGTGCGCATCCTGACCGCCGGCGGGCCACTCGATCATACCCACATCTTCGCGACCTGGGCGTTCCGCGTCGGCATCGAGGGCAGCGACATCCCGCTCGGCGCCAGCGTCTCGCTATTCATGGTGCCGATCCTCGCGGTCGCGGCGATCTTCATCCTGCGCGACATCACCAAACGCGGGAACGAATCCTGA
- a CDS encoding VOC family protein, with protein sequence MPLGGLQHFTIEPQDLEKTKEFYCDELGLENGDRPPLDFPGYWLYSGGQATVHLMGTREPRDGIVVRGTKKKYQDTGRLDHIAFAATDVEGVRKRLQAKNVSFREQIVPRTGDTQIFLYDPDGVGVELNFPKV encoded by the coding sequence ATGCCATTGGGTGGACTACAGCATTTCACCATCGAGCCGCAGGACCTGGAAAAGACCAAGGAGTTCTATTGCGACGAGCTCGGGCTCGAGAATGGCGACCGGCCGCCGCTCGATTTCCCCGGCTACTGGCTGTATTCCGGCGGTCAGGCCACCGTTCATCTGATGGGCACCCGCGAGCCGCGCGACGGCATCGTCGTGCGCGGCACCAAGAAGAAATATCAGGACACCGGCCGCCTCGACCATATCGCCTTTGCCGCCACCGATGTCGAAGGTGTGCGCAAGCGCTTGCAGGCGAAGAACGTCAGCTTCCGCGAACAGATCGTGCCGCGCACCGGCGACACCCAGATATTCCTCTACGATCCCGATGGCGTCGGCGTGGAGCTGAACTTCCCGAAGGTCTGA
- a CDS encoding acyl-CoA dehydrogenase family protein produces the protein MNLTSADIAGDREVIARADAIRDAVAAASDEIETTRRLPRDLLDRLHEARLFRLLLPRSTDGIETDPVTFFHAIETIARADASTAWCLSQAGGCAMSAAYLDLPVAQEVFADPRAVLAWGPGPKVKAVECEGGYRVTGTWSFASGGRHATWLGAHCPIYAADGSPRRDANGEQAERTMLVRTEDVEWTDIWNTVGLRGTASDQFALNDFFVRADHSITREFDRECREDGPLYRMSNHTCYQVGFAGVACGIARSALDNFVDVARNKVPRGMTKTLRDNAVVQSGLAQAEVNLRAARAFLLQSMADIWKDLVAGHSITVAQRMTIRMAATHAIHKAREAVDFAYSTAGATAIFDGHPLERRFRDIHTVTQQLQGRFSHFETVGAWMLGVDADLSFV, from the coding sequence ATGAATCTGACTTCAGCTGACATTGCCGGCGATCGCGAGGTGATCGCCCGCGCCGACGCGATCAGGGACGCGGTCGCCGCGGCGTCCGACGAGATCGAGACGACACGCCGGCTGCCGCGCGACCTGCTCGACCGGCTGCATGAGGCCCGGCTGTTCCGACTGCTGCTGCCGCGCTCGACCGACGGGATCGAAACCGATCCCGTCACCTTCTTCCATGCCATCGAGACCATCGCCAGGGCCGACGCCTCGACGGCGTGGTGCCTGAGCCAGGCCGGCGGCTGCGCGATGTCGGCCGCCTATCTCGACCTGCCGGTCGCGCAGGAAGTGTTCGCCGACCCGCGCGCCGTGCTCGCATGGGGGCCTGGCCCGAAGGTCAAGGCGGTCGAGTGCGAGGGCGGCTACCGCGTCACCGGGACCTGGTCGTTCGCGTCAGGCGGACGGCACGCCACCTGGCTCGGCGCCCACTGCCCGATCTACGCCGCGGACGGCTCGCCACGCCGCGATGCCAATGGCGAGCAGGCCGAGCGCACCATGCTGGTGCGGACCGAAGACGTCGAATGGACCGACATCTGGAATACGGTCGGGCTGCGCGGCACCGCCAGCGACCAGTTCGCGCTCAACGACTTCTTCGTTCGTGCCGATCATTCGATCACCCGCGAATTCGACCGCGAGTGCCGCGAAGACGGCCCGCTGTACCGGATGAGCAACCACACCTGCTACCAGGTCGGCTTTGCCGGCGTCGCCTGCGGCATTGCGCGCAGCGCGCTGGACAATTTCGTCGACGTCGCCCGCAACAAGGTGCCGCGCGGCATGACGAAGACGCTGCGCGACAACGCCGTGGTGCAGTCCGGGCTCGCCCAGGCCGAAGTCAACCTGCGCGCCGCCCGCGCCTTCCTGCTGCAATCGATGGCCGACATCTGGAAGGATCTGGTCGCCGGCCACAGCATCACGGTCGCGCAACGCATGACGATCCGGATGGCGGCAACCCATGCCATCCACAAGGCGCGCGAGGCGGTCGACTTCGCCTACAGCACCGCGGGCGCCACCGCGATCTTCGATGGCCATCCGCTGGAGCGGCGCTTCCGCGACATCCACACCGTGACCCAGCAATTGCAGGGCCGCTTCAGCCATTTCGAGACCGTCGGCGCCTGGATGCTGGGCGTCGATGCCGACCTCAGCTTCGTTTGA
- a CDS encoding ABC transporter substrate-binding protein has protein sequence MSRKTLSRRQFVAATALSSAALITAPYVRGAHAAGKLSIGFWDHWVPGANNESTALVKEWAEKEKVEVQIDYITSVGNKNLVTIAAEAQAKTGHDIFAMPTWWVHSNAEQLEPVNDVMEPLIKQNGEVNGTVKYLGQANGKWLGVPTCLGSQIKGPCSRIDLMKKYAGIDVQEMYPAGSPAKADSWTLDSFLKAAEACQKAGFPFGIGLGETSDSVDTAGAIFQSFGAELVDAKGNLTVKTDAVRQAVDFYKKLIAFLPPDVAAWDDASNNKWLVAGKGAMIMNPPSAWAVAKRDAPQIAEQCWTHGFPAGPKGRFAPFLPYFLSLWNFSKNKEAAKSLLTHLSQPASIERLVNASGGYDLPAFANLTTLKIWQEQSPPKGTLYHYPNPNNHQILSIAASPAPPKIAQQIYFQATLTKMCLRYYQGESMEKTLTWAEGECEGFMRS, from the coding sequence ATGTCACGGAAGACGCTTTCACGCCGACAATTCGTTGCAGCGACAGCGCTGTCATCGGCCGCACTGATCACAGCTCCTTACGTACGTGGCGCGCACGCAGCCGGAAAGCTCTCTATCGGCTTCTGGGATCACTGGGTGCCCGGCGCCAACAACGAGTCGACCGCGCTGGTCAAGGAGTGGGCCGAGAAGGAGAAGGTCGAGGTCCAGATCGACTATATCACCAGCGTGGGCAACAAGAACCTCGTTACGATCGCGGCCGAAGCGCAGGCGAAGACAGGCCACGACATCTTCGCGATGCCAACGTGGTGGGTGCACTCCAATGCCGAGCAGCTCGAGCCGGTCAACGACGTCATGGAGCCGCTCATCAAGCAGAATGGCGAGGTCAACGGCACGGTCAAATACCTCGGCCAGGCGAACGGCAAATGGCTCGGTGTTCCCACTTGTCTCGGCAGCCAGATCAAGGGGCCTTGCTCTCGTATCGACCTGATGAAGAAGTACGCCGGCATCGACGTGCAGGAGATGTATCCGGCAGGCAGCCCGGCGAAGGCTGACAGTTGGACGCTGGATAGCTTCCTGAAGGCGGCCGAGGCGTGTCAGAAGGCTGGCTTCCCGTTCGGGATCGGGCTTGGTGAGACCAGCGACAGTGTCGATACCGCCGGCGCGATCTTCCAGTCATTCGGGGCCGAGTTGGTCGACGCCAAGGGTAACCTGACGGTCAAGACCGACGCGGTCCGCCAGGCGGTCGACTTCTACAAGAAGCTGATCGCCTTCCTGCCGCCCGACGTGGCGGCATGGGACGACGCCTCCAACAACAAATGGCTGGTGGCCGGCAAGGGCGCGATGATCATGAACCCGCCAAGCGCATGGGCCGTCGCCAAGCGCGATGCGCCTCAGATCGCCGAGCAGTGCTGGACCCACGGTTTCCCGGCCGGTCCCAAGGGCCGCTTCGCACCGTTCCTGCCCTACTTCCTGTCGCTCTGGAATTTCTCCAAGAACAAGGAAGCCGCAAAGAGCCTGCTGACGCATCTGTCGCAGCCGGCATCGATCGAGCGGCTGGTCAACGCCAGTGGCGGCTACGATCTTCCCGCCTTCGCCAATTTGACCACGTTGAAGATATGGCAAGAGCAGTCGCCGCCTAAGGGCACGCTCTACCATTACCCCAACCCCAACAACCACCAAATCCTGTCGATCGCCGCGTCACCTGCGCCGCCGAAGATTGCCCAGCAGATCTATTTCCAAGCCACTCTGACCAAGATGTGCCTCAGATACTACCAGGGTGAAAGCATGGAGAAGACCCTCACCTGGGCCGAGGGCGAGTGCGAAGGCTTCATGCGAAGCTGA